In Microbacterium esteraromaticum, the following proteins share a genomic window:
- the cmk gene encoding (d)CMP kinase has product MTDADKFIAIDGPAGSGKSSVSKEIARREGYGYLDTGAAYRALAWHVLDRGDDTADPEAVRAAASDFPFTQGLDPDDRIVRVGDVDVTAAIREPRVSGAVSGVARVPEIRVQVNEMFRRIVAESDYPAVIVEGRDITTVVAPDAPVRILLTAAPEVRAARRAGELAGENAAAVAEALHKRDASDSAVVDFLNAAEGVDVVDSTELDFAQTIDAVLTVIAQRRDADRGA; this is encoded by the coding sequence ATGACTGATGCCGACAAGTTCATCGCGATCGACGGACCTGCGGGTTCGGGCAAGTCGAGCGTCTCGAAGGAGATCGCGCGGCGTGAGGGCTACGGCTACCTCGACACGGGTGCCGCCTACCGTGCGCTCGCCTGGCACGTGCTCGACCGCGGCGACGACACAGCAGACCCCGAGGCCGTTCGCGCGGCAGCATCCGATTTCCCCTTTACGCAGGGGCTCGACCCCGATGATCGCATCGTCCGCGTCGGAGACGTCGACGTCACCGCAGCCATCCGCGAGCCGCGGGTGTCGGGAGCCGTGAGCGGTGTCGCCCGCGTGCCGGAGATCCGCGTCCAGGTGAACGAGATGTTCCGCCGCATCGTGGCGGAGTCCGACTACCCGGCCGTCATCGTCGAAGGACGAGACATCACCACCGTCGTGGCGCCCGATGCGCCCGTACGGATCCTGCTCACCGCCGCGCCGGAGGTGCGCGCCGCCCGGCGCGCCGGCGAGCTGGCGGGCGAGAACGCCGCCGCTGTCGCCGAAGCGCTGCACAAGCGCGACGCGTCGGACAGCGCCGTCGTCGACTTCCTCAACGCCGCAGAGGGCGTTGACGTGGTCGACTCCACCGAACTTGATTTCGCGCAGACCATCGACGCCGTGCTCACGGTGATCGCCCAGCGGCGCGACGCTGACAGAGGAGCTTGA
- a CDS encoding prephenate dehydrogenase — translation MSDSHNARATQNAARLSGTVRIVGAGLLGSSIGHALRSKGVDVVLADASPSQLRLAIDYGAGRASQAGDAPRLIVVAVPPDVTADVIEAELTAYPDAVVTDVASVKLEPFEELRRRGLDLSRYIGSHPLAGRERGGAISARADLFIGRPWVVCRDEETRPADLALVEALALDVGAMPLEMTPEEHDRSVALTSHVPQVVASLLAGRLAEAEEGSLRLAGQGVRDTTRIAASAPELWVQILGANAAPVVELLDALAVDLKEVADALREPNAPGSRRTVADAIRQGNEGVERLPGKHGQNRRFETLVVMVDDTAGQLGRLFGELGELNVNVEDLRLEHSPGAQFGLAEISVAPAALRGAIEGLEARGWRIAGNTND, via the coding sequence GTGAGCGATTCCCACAACGCGCGCGCGACGCAGAACGCCGCGCGGCTCTCGGGGACGGTGCGCATCGTCGGAGCGGGGCTTCTCGGCTCGAGCATCGGGCACGCCCTCAGATCCAAAGGGGTCGACGTCGTGCTCGCCGACGCATCGCCGTCGCAGCTGCGGCTCGCGATCGACTACGGCGCGGGCCGCGCCTCGCAGGCAGGCGACGCGCCGCGACTGATCGTCGTCGCCGTGCCGCCCGACGTCACCGCCGACGTGATCGAGGCGGAACTCACTGCCTACCCGGATGCCGTCGTCACCGACGTCGCGAGTGTGAAGCTCGAGCCGTTCGAAGAGCTGCGGCGCCGCGGGCTCGACCTCTCGCGCTACATCGGCTCGCACCCGCTGGCCGGACGGGAGCGCGGAGGCGCGATCTCCGCGCGTGCCGACCTGTTCATCGGCCGTCCGTGGGTGGTCTGCCGTGACGAGGAGACCCGCCCCGCCGACCTCGCGCTCGTCGAGGCGCTCGCGCTCGATGTCGGCGCGATGCCGCTGGAGATGACTCCCGAAGAGCACGACCGCTCGGTCGCCCTGACCTCCCACGTGCCTCAGGTGGTCGCGAGCCTGCTCGCCGGGCGGCTGGCCGAGGCCGAGGAGGGCTCGCTGCGCCTCGCAGGACAGGGCGTGCGCGACACGACGCGCATCGCCGCGTCTGCGCCCGAGCTGTGGGTGCAGATCCTCGGAGCGAATGCCGCACCCGTCGTCGAGCTGCTCGACGCGCTCGCGGTGGATCTCAAGGAGGTGGCCGATGCCCTGCGGGAGCCGAACGCCCCCGGGTCCCGTCGCACCGTCGCGGATGCCATCCGCCAGGGCAACGAGGGCGTGGAGCGTCTGCCGGGCAAACACGGTCAGAACCGCCGCTTCGAGACGCTGGTCGTCATGGTCGACGACACGGCAGGCCAGCTCGGTCGCCTGTTCGGCGAGCTCGGCGAGCTGAACGTGAACGTCGAGGATCTGCGTCTGGAGCACTCTCCTGGCGCCCAGTTCGGTCTCGCCGAGATCAGCGTCGCGCCGGCCGCGCTGCGCGGTGCGATCGAGGGACTGGAAGCACGGGGCTGGCGGATTGCGGGGAACACCAATGACTGA
- a CDS encoding pseudouridine synthase, producing MSPDSNANALPDGIRLQKALANAGVASRRVIEQYIVEGRIRVNGTTVTELGTRIDPETDLIDVDGTAVQLDVSKRYVMLNKPTGVVSTMKDENGRPDLRRFTKEWPERLYNVGRLDAETSGLLVLTNDGDLAHVLAHPSFGVTKVYIAKVSGEVTAQTIARLTRGIELEDGPIKADKARLLDVSRGSSLVELTLHSGRNRIVRRMMAAVGHPVDELVRRQFGPLHLGTLPVGKARELTKIERGALLTLSRQDSPAPAATEQRRAHDSPQENE from the coding sequence ATGAGCCCTGACAGCAACGCGAACGCCCTGCCCGACGGCATCCGGCTGCAGAAGGCGCTCGCGAACGCCGGGGTGGCCTCCCGCCGCGTCATCGAGCAGTACATCGTCGAGGGTCGCATCCGCGTCAACGGCACGACCGTCACCGAGCTCGGCACGCGCATCGATCCCGAGACCGACCTCATCGACGTCGACGGCACGGCCGTGCAGCTCGACGTCTCGAAGCGCTACGTGATGCTGAACAAGCCCACCGGCGTGGTCAGCACCATGAAGGACGAGAACGGCCGACCGGACCTGCGCCGCTTCACGAAGGAGTGGCCGGAGCGGCTCTACAACGTGGGCCGGCTGGATGCCGAGACCAGCGGACTGCTCGTCCTCACCAACGACGGCGACCTGGCGCACGTGCTGGCGCATCCGTCGTTCGGCGTGACGAAGGTGTACATCGCGAAGGTCTCAGGCGAGGTCACCGCGCAGACGATCGCGCGGCTGACGCGGGGGATTGAGCTCGAAGACGGCCCGATCAAGGCCGACAAGGCCAGGCTGCTCGACGTGTCGCGTGGGTCGAGCCTGGTGGAGCTGACCCTGCACTCCGGACGCAACCGCATCGTCCGCCGCATGATGGCCGCGGTCGGGCATCCGGTCGACGAACTCGTGCGTCGTCAGTTCGGTCCGCTGCACCTGGGAACTCTCCCGGTCGGGAAGGCGCGCGAGCTGACTAAAATCGAACGAGGCGCACTTCTGACTCTGTCGCGCCAGGATTCCCCGGCGCCCGCTGCCACCGAGCAGCGCCGAGCGCACGACAGCCCTCAGGAGAACGAGTGA
- the scpB gene encoding SMC-Scp complex subunit ScpB translates to MTDETDAMTDIEPVDEATSPTEPEETLETPLAERVEAVLLIVDEPIALVALAAAVHAPVPAVRQVLEALVDDYDGRGHGPRRGFELREVGGGWRLYVREDHDDLVADFIGGQAPARLSQAALETLAVIAYKQPVTRGQVASIRAVNVDSVVRTLLARGLITELFADSETGAINYGTTDQLLQHLGINSIDELPPISPLLDDGADGFEEGVMR, encoded by the coding sequence ATGACAGATGAGACGGATGCCATGACCGACATCGAGCCAGTGGATGAGGCGACCTCGCCGACAGAGCCCGAAGAGACCCTCGAGACTCCTCTGGCGGAGCGAGTGGAGGCGGTGCTGCTGATCGTCGACGAGCCGATCGCGCTGGTCGCGCTGGCCGCTGCCGTGCACGCGCCGGTGCCCGCGGTCCGCCAGGTTCTCGAGGCGCTGGTCGATGACTACGACGGTCGCGGCCACGGCCCGCGGCGAGGCTTCGAGCTGCGCGAGGTGGGCGGGGGATGGAGGCTGTACGTGCGCGAGGACCACGACGACCTCGTCGCCGACTTCATCGGCGGGCAGGCGCCGGCTCGCCTCTCCCAGGCTGCGCTCGAGACGCTCGCGGTCATCGCCTACAAGCAGCCCGTCACCCGCGGGCAGGTGGCCTCCATCCGCGCCGTGAACGTCGACTCGGTCGTGCGCACACTGCTCGCCCGCGGGCTGATCACCGAGCTCTTCGCCGACTCCGAGACCGGCGCCATCAACTACGGCACCACCGACCAGCTGCTGCAGCACCTCGGCATCAACTCGATCGACGAGCTGCCGCCCATCTCGCCGCTGCTCGACGACGGCGCCGACGGATTCGAAGAAGGAGTCATGCGATGA
- a CDS encoding segregation/condensation protein A, giving the protein MALSPEPLDDAQEAAADTGFRVSLSNFDGPFDLLLNLISKHELDITEVSLSRVTDEFISYLKELDGDAELDQASEFLVVAATLLDMKIAGLLPQGELVDAESVALLEARDLLFARLLQYRAFKEVSSWFARCLQREDRRHVRAVPLDEKHRSRTPELVWTLTPADFAAIALMAFTPKELPTVGLDHLHAPLVSIREQAAIVVTLLRSSESLTFRELVAGVGEPGIVVARFISVLELYRHAALSFEQLEPLGELTLRWSAESWSDEQLATLGADYDR; this is encoded by the coding sequence GTGGCGCTGTCGCCTGAGCCGCTCGACGACGCTCAGGAAGCTGCTGCCGACACCGGCTTCCGGGTCTCGCTGTCGAACTTCGACGGGCCCTTCGACCTGCTGCTGAATCTCATCTCGAAGCACGAGCTCGACATCACCGAGGTATCGCTGAGCCGGGTCACCGACGAGTTCATCTCGTATCTGAAGGAGCTCGACGGAGACGCCGAGCTTGACCAGGCGTCGGAGTTCCTCGTGGTCGCGGCCACCCTGCTCGACATGAAGATCGCCGGTCTGCTGCCGCAGGGCGAGCTGGTCGACGCTGAATCCGTGGCGCTGCTCGAGGCACGGGACCTGCTGTTCGCGCGGCTGCTGCAGTACCGGGCGTTCAAGGAGGTGTCGTCGTGGTTCGCACGCTGCCTTCAGCGCGAGGATCGCCGACACGTGCGCGCCGTGCCACTCGACGAGAAGCATCGCAGCAGAACGCCCGAGTTGGTCTGGACCCTGACGCCCGCCGACTTCGCGGCCATCGCGCTGATGGCCTTCACGCCGAAGGAGCTGCCGACGGTCGGGCTCGATCACCTGCACGCGCCGCTGGTGAGCATCCGCGAGCAGGCCGCGATCGTCGTGACCCTGCTGCGCAGCAGCGAATCGCTGACGTTCCGCGAGCTAGTCGCGGGGGTGGGCGAGCCCGGCATCGTCGTCGCCCGCTTCATCTCGGTGCTCGAGCTGTACCGCCATGCCGCGCTCTCGTTCGAGCAGCTCGAGCCCCTCGGAGAGCTGACCTTGCGGTGGTCGGCAGAGAGCTGGTCGGACGAGCAGCTGGCGACCCTCGGCGCGGACTACGACAGGTGA
- a CDS encoding ParA family protein, whose amino-acid sequence MADKVTKSRSKATKGDDTPIGPTGRPYQGFPIPAPLDGHGPARIIALCNQKGGVGKTTTSINLAASLAEYGRKVLAIDFDPQGALSAGLGIPTHDVPTVYDLLLDTKRDPREAIVHSSVENLDVLPANIDLSAAEVHLVNEVARETILSRVLRHVSGEYDVILIDCQPSLGLLTVNALTAAHGVLIPLECEFFALRGVALLIETIDKVRDRLNPAIELDGLLATMYDPRTLHSREVLERVVEAFGDDVLETVIGRTVKFPDASVSGVPITEFAPEHAAAQAYLRLARELVARGAVA is encoded by the coding sequence ATGGCGGACAAGGTGACGAAGAGCAGGTCGAAGGCGACGAAGGGTGACGACACCCCCATCGGCCCGACCGGTCGTCCCTATCAGGGGTTCCCGATCCCCGCGCCGCTCGACGGGCATGGCCCTGCACGCATCATCGCGCTGTGCAACCAGAAGGGCGGCGTCGGCAAGACGACCACCTCGATCAACCTCGCCGCCTCCCTCGCCGAGTACGGACGCAAGGTTCTCGCCATCGACTTCGACCCGCAGGGCGCTCTGTCGGCTGGTCTCGGCATCCCCACACACGACGTGCCGACGGTGTACGACCTGCTGCTCGACACCAAGCGCGACCCGCGTGAGGCCATCGTGCACTCGTCGGTCGAGAACCTCGACGTGCTGCCGGCCAACATCGACCTGTCGGCCGCCGAGGTGCACCTCGTCAACGAGGTCGCCCGCGAGACGATCCTCTCGCGCGTGCTGCGGCACGTGTCGGGTGAGTACGACGTCATCCTCATCGACTGCCAGCCGTCGCTCGGTCTGCTCACGGTGAACGCGCTCACGGCTGCGCACGGCGTGCTGATCCCGCTCGAGTGCGAGTTCTTCGCGCTGCGCGGTGTGGCGCTGCTGATCGAGACCATCGACAAGGTGCGCGACCGTCTCAACCCGGCGATCGAGCTCGACGGTCTGCTGGCCACCATGTACGACCCGCGCACGCTGCACTCCCGTGAGGTGCTGGAGCGCGTCGTCGAGGCCTTCGGAGACGACGTCCTCGAGACCGTGATCGGTCGCACCGTGAAGTTCCCCGACGCGTCGGTGTCGGGTGTTCCCATCACCGAGTTCGCGCCCGAGCACGCCGCAGCACAGGCGTACCTGCGACTGGCGCGGGAGCTGGTCGCCCGTGGCGCTGTCGCCTGA
- the xerD gene encoding site-specific tyrosine recombinase XerD: MQVDRALDAYLRHVTIERGLSEHTVAAYRRDLAGYAAWLGERGIDTTDAIDPRTVTAFIADRAGAEPPPAATSLARLQSAVRGWHRFLVREGIESDDPTGRLRPPKTPQRLPKALTIEQVERLLAAPSPDEPIGLRDRALLELLYATGARVSEAVSLDVDDLAYGDVLRLRGKGDKERIVPIGSYARAAVDAYLTRVRPELAAKGRATARLFLGARGAPLSRQSAWLVIRAAAERAQITAEVSPHTLRHSFATHLLQGGADVRVVQELLGHASVATTQIYTHVSVDALRDIYATSHPRAR; encoded by the coding sequence GTGCAGGTCGACCGGGCGCTCGACGCGTACCTGCGACACGTCACGATCGAGCGAGGCCTCTCCGAGCACACGGTCGCCGCCTACCGGCGCGACCTCGCCGGGTACGCGGCATGGCTGGGCGAGCGGGGCATCGACACGACGGATGCCATCGACCCGCGCACGGTGACGGCCTTCATCGCCGACCGTGCTGGGGCCGAGCCGCCGCCCGCGGCTACCAGTCTCGCGCGCCTACAGTCGGCGGTGCGCGGATGGCACCGCTTCCTCGTGCGAGAGGGCATCGAATCCGACGACCCCACCGGCCGCCTGCGTCCGCCCAAGACGCCGCAGCGACTGCCGAAGGCGCTGACGATCGAGCAGGTCGAGCGGCTGCTCGCCGCACCGTCCCCCGATGAGCCGATCGGACTGCGCGATCGGGCCTTGCTGGAGCTGCTGTACGCGACCGGCGCGCGGGTGTCGGAGGCCGTCTCGCTCGACGTCGACGATCTTGCGTACGGCGACGTGCTGCGCCTTCGAGGCAAGGGCGACAAAGAGCGGATCGTGCCGATCGGCTCGTACGCGCGTGCCGCAGTCGACGCATACCTGACTCGCGTCCGGCCCGAGCTGGCCGCCAAGGGCCGCGCGACGGCGCGGCTGTTCCTCGGTGCGCGGGGCGCCCCGCTGTCGCGCCAGAGCGCCTGGCTGGTGATCCGCGCTGCGGCCGAGCGGGCGCAGATCACCGCGGAGGTCTCGCCGCATACCCTGCGCCACAGCTTCGCCACCCACCTGCTGCAGGGCGGTGCCGATGTGCGCGTGGTGCAGGAGCTGCTCGGTCACGCCTCAGTCGCGACGACCCAGATCTACACGCATGTGTCGGTCGATGCCCTGCGCGACATCTACGCGACCTCGCACCCGCGGGCTCGCTGA
- a CDS encoding NUDIX domain-containing protein, whose amino-acid sequence MPAPAGAIHDEPFEPEVVSSDLAFHGAVWDVRDDRVRYGDGEIRRQYVAHTGAVAVVALDADGRVLLIQQYRHPIRHRDWELPAGLLDVPGEETMAAARRELAEEADIVAEHWEHLVSAWTTPGGNDEMIHVYLATGLSDADAHDREDEEADIRVEWVPLADAADGVLAGRLHNGILAIGVLAAERRLREQRRAED is encoded by the coding sequence GTGCCCGCTCCCGCAGGCGCCATCCACGACGAGCCGTTCGAGCCTGAGGTCGTCTCCAGCGACCTCGCATTCCACGGCGCCGTCTGGGATGTGCGTGACGACCGGGTGCGCTACGGAGACGGTGAGATCCGTCGTCAGTACGTGGCGCACACCGGTGCTGTGGCGGTCGTCGCCCTCGACGCCGACGGCAGGGTGCTGCTGATCCAGCAGTACCGGCACCCGATCCGGCACCGGGACTGGGAGCTGCCCGCAGGTCTGCTGGATGTGCCGGGGGAGGAGACGATGGCCGCCGCCCGGCGGGAGCTCGCCGAAGAGGCGGACATCGTCGCCGAGCACTGGGAGCATCTCGTCTCGGCATGGACGACTCCCGGCGGCAACGACGAGATGATCCACGTCTATCTCGCCACCGGTCTCTCTGACGCAGACGCGCACGACCGAGAGGACGAGGAGGCCGACATCCGCGTCGAGTGGGTGCCGCTCGCCGATGCCGCCGACGGCGTGCTCGCGGGGCGGCTGCACAACGGCATCCTGGCGATCGGGGTCCTCGCGGCGGAGCGCCGCCTGCGCGAGCAGCGGCGCGCCGAGGACTGA